Below is a window of Cataglyphis hispanica isolate Lineage 1 chromosome 2, ULB_Chis1_1.0, whole genome shotgun sequence DNA.
ctACCAaaacatatctatatttatagacATTTTTACGAttagggaaaaagagagacatacTTGAACGCTAGaacagataatttaaatatcatatacattaaaaaaataacatttttgtatttaaaaaaatgcaaagagcATTAAAAGCTTTCTATTTTGTGGTATgcgatatttatactttttaaatatgctattaaaatatatatttctttttcccttACAGATAAATGCACATCTGTCGTATTTAGAAATCAAACCAATGATTTACGGTAAATTGGATACACTGGCgtacacaaattaaaaaaagcatatttataaagatattgagCACAATTTATCACATAGTTGGCAAAacgtttatcaaaaattttatcaacattAAGGCGCTTATAATGCTTTTGCAGTTAAATAGATCTGTGTACAACAGCCTCTAATAATCGCACTAAAGCATGCACCAGAGATATCGATATCGTTATCGGATACACAGGAGCGAACCTCGCCGAGATATCACCCACGTGAAGAATCAACACCACTGAACGTCTAATTCCCACGCTCGCCGATAATAGCCACAAGAGAACAGGGTGATAAAAAGTTCTCCTCGCGAGTATCTCTTTCGCTCGAAAAGCTTGCGAGAATCTTAGCAAAAGCTTGATGTTTGCAAATTCGTGGGATTTGCGACGTGAGATTTGGATTTGTATGCTTGGTGGCGGATGCGTGACAGTCGTGACGCAGATTCGAAAAGTACCGTCGGCCGCTGAGCCTCGACGAGGATTTCGGCGCCGGTGCCGACGAGGAACATTTTTCCGTCATTAATTTTTCCCCGCCCTTTCGTTTCCAGCTCCGCCCGATGGGTGGTTCCTGACAGCCGCTATGATCTCGGGGGATGCAGCCACGCGATTACTCCGATAGGTAGATACGCGCCGACGCGTTCCATACCGGCACCAACGACATCACGGCTGACGTGGTGGGCTTGTTTCATCATGCATCATAGCGGTAACCGATGCGATCCAATGAACGAAGCGACAGCGCGTACGCATCATCCGATTGGCGGCGCTCATCCAATGGCCGTACGGTGGCTCTCCCAGCATCTACTTCCCCCGAATCGCGGTCTCTCCGTGCCTCTCCACGGCGTATGGAAACCCTTCTCTCACACGCAAAAGGGGACATCTCATCACGACTCTTGGTAGCAGGCACTTCTCCGTAGTGGGCACTCCACTCATCGTGTCGTCGTACGGGTTCTCCGCGAGAGGCTGCGGGGCCTGTGTGCCCGGGCGGGCGAGCGAGTGAGCGAACTAGCGAGCGCGAGCGGGCGAGCGCTGGTCGAGTGGGTCTAAGCGGCTGTGAGGACCTCTCCAGGAGTACCCGACAGAAGTCCTCTCCATTCATTCATCCATCCATCCAGCCAAGCCAGCCAAGCCAGGCAAGGCAGCCacccagccagccagccagccagccagccagccggCCAGctatccatccatccatccatccatagAGCAGGCTCTTCTCCTACGGAGAGAGTATATCCTCGACGAAGGTGGAGGCGAAGCGTAGAGTGGTACATCTACCATCGTCTCTCTATCGGCAGAATCCAAGGACTCAAAGACCCCCGTGTGATTTCAGTCGGCCGCCGGCCGGCTCTGGCCGGCCACTATCCTCGACCACGTGTGTGTAAGGTCGCCGTGTAAGGTCGACAGCTCTTTCGACTACGTTCGCGCGTGCCACTAGGATTTTCGAAAGGCAACAACGATACAACGTCGATCACGCTCTCTTGTCCCAACGGTATCGAGAGATTTAACAATCTACCTCGGGAGCCATCCGAGTCGGCCGCCGGCCGACTGCGCCATCGATTTTTCTACTCGGTGACGCTGTTTGTATATCATGCGGTTGAAGCGATTCTTCGTTTTCGATGTCAACCTCACAGTTTTCAAGGACAGTTTCTAGGAAAAGAGAGCACCGAGACAGAACGAGACGACgcgaataatgataaatacgtgaataaaactgtattatatacatcaattaatgtgaaaaaaacgCGCAGTGAGAGAAGATGAACATGTTAAGTTCGATAGAACTTGCTGAGAAGAAATATCCGTGATATTTTGTAGATCAAGTACTTTTAGTGAAACAATTGTGTTTGTGTGTACAAATTTTTGCTTTCGCAAACTATGCATGCGTTTCAACGCAATCAGGATCACGGGACCAGGATTGTTGGATCGCAGTGGATAATTGCGAGCTTTGTATCAGTTTCGGGGGATAAAAGGTTCCGGTGTTggtgaaagaaaacaaaaaaaaaacggttctTATTGTGTGCGTTCGCGTAAGATCCATCGTACGAGAAATGAGAGACTGTTGTATCATTGCGTGATTAACTAACGATAAATCATCAAATTTTGAGTGATCTCAATTGTTTGCGCAAACGGACTATCTACAAAATTTCACGAGAagcaaagattaaattttcacgCAAAAGAATTTGAATTCAATCGATCCCTCGTCGAGGAATCGAGGAAACTACGTTGACgatcgcgagagaaagaacTAGGAGCGTCGTAATGTCGCGCCGTTGTTACGTCTAGCGCCGGCCTCATCATTCCGCGAAGCGCGAGCTTCAAGTACTTCGACGGCGTCGGGCTCGCCGAGATGAgcggcggcagcggcggcggcggtggcggtggcggcggcaaTCAAGGTGGTAACGCTAATGCTACGACCTATCATCAGCAtcagcaacaacaacagcagcagcagcagcaacagcagcaacaacaacaacaacaacagcagtCACTGGAGCAGGCTGGTCTGCTGTCTGATCTCAATGGCATTGATCTGGCGATGAGCCTATCGCCTAAACAGCACTCATCCCACGTGCAAACAGCCGGCGGTGCTCACACGACGCCGTTCAGCGTTACTGACATCCTGTCGCCGATTGAGGAATCTTACCGGAAGCTCGAACTAGCCGCCGCTGCCGCTGCCGTCGGTGTCGGCGTTGTCACGCATTCCCAGGCCTCACCTTACGGGAACGCTTGTGGTGCACGGGTGGGCGGCAACACCGGTAGCTCGAGCGCGAGCAGCGGCAGCCCGCCGTTGCACGGCGGCTCAACGCCCGGCGGTAGCACCCCCGGACCGGTTTCCTCCGTTGCCAACGGGGCCGTCCCCGGCGGCGGCGGTAGTGCCGGCGGCGGCATGAGCGCCATGGGTAATCCTTACGCCACTATGCAGCTTACATCGCAATACCAGTACTGCGCCGCGGAATTGTCACCGTATCATCACGCCGGGCCTGGCGTTGGCGCCACGGCTACGGCAGCGGACCCCATGCGGTCCCACGCGGTGTCGTCGCATCATCATCCTTGGTACGCACCGGCGCCACCGGCTACCAACGATCCGCGCTTCGCCAGTGAgtagatttttctttattctgaaCGATTTGCAAGAATTATTAtggtttatatataagaaacatttttcgagaaatttacatttataaagagatttttatatattgaaaaatgtccGAGAAAATAGTccaattataagataatttccatatatatatataaaagattcataaataagaaatgaatATCTTTGTCTCTTTACTTGTGAGAGAAGTAACAAAATGCTGAGTCGTATCACGTATCTGACGCAAATagagaatataagaaaattctcgagaaaaaattgatcatatctatacatatatacgtaatctctaaaattttcattaacaaGAAAGTTACAGttattgtcaaatatttgatACGCGCATCGGAAGATGtgtctgaaaaatattaacatttttcgaaaaacgcgatatgtaaaattatatattgaaaatggcTTTGCaagttttttcttaaatatattattgtttgatattataaaaaagtagctACGCCAATTTTAATGAACAAACGTAAGGGATTATTTTCATTCGAGATTCAAAGAGTATCTTCAAAATTAGTTACCGGGTCAAATCACTCAAAAtgaataagtttaatttttattaattagagaaTGATGATTATTGAAACGTTCAATGTGTTATGGatataaaacagaaatatcATATCAGtatgttttgataatttttatgtacaacGTATTACAGccaatttagaaatatatttttgcagaaaaattatttataaaatgtctctTTAATGACAATTATATGTTGAACatagaatttctatttttcatctACTCGAGGGAAGCATaagttattcaatttttctggataattaaaatacaactatgttttaaaacaaattagagAGAGCAGATATTTGTAACGAAACAAAactgatgataataatttgactAACTTCTTCATATcttctatttaaaatcaaatctgATATAAGTTTATACATCAGCATTTTGTCTGCAGTTCACATAATTCCAAAAATttggattatttttatgtgtgaggaataaataatttatatttttattaaaaggatattaagcggtaaaaaaatagtatcaaTGCATTGAGATTaagcgaattaaaaattaatttgctgtAACGCAATAAACCGCGACATGAgatatgagatatttttaagaaattaaacacGCTTTAATGACTTTGTCGATGGATAAACGAATaggatataaagattttttttttaatttagaaaacaaatgcagttttaattatttttcttatctaaaGAGTGATGTGTctttaagtaattatattatataattaatgtgagtgatatatatatatatatatatatatatatatatatatatatatatatttaaaaaaaaaatactttacatatttgtcactaaatttatttgtataatacgtATGTAGACACTCCGCATGTGTAACagagtaatttatttacattatctttCGCGTATACAATGCTTTTTAACTTCGAACCGTACActaaattttcatgaaaagcTTTTGCAGTTAAGAATTTCGATGTGACTTTGTCTTCATCTATTCGCTTAAATggctttatgatttttaatggaGGGAATATTTTATGAGGTACattttgcacacacacacacacacacacacacatacacataaacaCGTACATTTACATGTTCGTCGGACGAGCACAAAAAGCCTTCGTGTACCTCGTCTACATATTGATTAATTCAGTGGCTGCTTCGACGGATTACAGACAGTTAGTCTGTCCGCTAAACGTTACCGAGTTATCGAATGCAAACAGTCATTCTGTCAGCCTGTTAAATGAGTTTCGAGGGGTCTGTATTTATCGGAGAGGCACACGGCGTAGTTTCATAGAATACGAACACTGTGTTGTACCTTCAAAGACGCGCGTTTTGTCTGACGATCGTTAGCATGAAAACCGGTATCGCATCAACGATCTACACCTGTTATTTAATCGCCGAtggaaaaattgatgattgaAATCTTTAGGCATCATGCGTGCGAGTCAAATCGTTAtcggatatatgtatattcaacgAATTAATCTTATATCTTGCACTTTGTGTAGAAATGCCGGAAGCAATGCTTCttttgaagagaaagagagaaagaatatgaaaacgcgcgcattgtatatatatatatatatatatatatatatatatatatatatatatatatatgttgtactCTCGGATAAAAAACCTATCTCGCATCGGCTATTCCTTCCGCCTCTTAAGAGTCACGTCCGTCACGCTTTTATCGGCGCTTGTAAGCGACAGGATCATGGATATCTTAGCTCCATTTAGGGATCGATGAGAGTGTCGGTTTCGCGTTACAAAGCTGACAAAAACGCGCCTTCGTTAATTGGTAAGGAGAGATGCATCTCTCAGTTCACGAGCGTCTCGTAAGTGCTGTACGGAAGAAgactacattttatttttatccctTGAAAGCCTTGATATATGTGCATGCAAATctgttatgaataaattataacgcgtgtcatgaaataaaagtttaatccACTCGAAAGATTGTAATAATGTagctttttaaagaaattatatataattctttttttaaagcatatattttttgatccaTATTTTAGAgatagatgtttttttttttagaagcaaataaatattataatttacatgtaGAGCATTCGTAAAATTCAAACTTCTTGATTTTAACAGCGATGACAAATCCAATTTGAACAAAACGCATCCCGAAACATGATTAGGTCTAAAAGAATCGGTTTGTTTTCAATTGTCTGATATTCGTATTCATTTATCGAGATTATCgttcataattttcaatctgCCGTTTCTTTAAacagaaaagaataattgtatgtataaaaaaataattgatttcagaattaaaagaaaaatattatcaaaaataaaaacaaaattatgtaattaattttggaaaattattgtacatttgtAAGGCTTGAAGATAtctatcatattaatttgaaacattatatatgtctCTTAAGTGAAGAAACAGAATAATATGATTCTAATATAAGCGCGAGTTACATTCTTTAGTCTCTGTTACTGATTCCTCtcgtacatatattattcttgaaaGATCGAGTCGTATCTATAGACACgtatctatattttcttcgataaaatatccgacacatattttgatagaaaagagatattttaaaccGATTCTGGTGTGTGCCCTATACA
It encodes the following:
- the LOC126857806 gene encoding homeobox protein Nkx-2.4-like, translated to MSGGSGGGGGGGGGNQGGNANATTYHQHQQQQQQQQQQQQQQQQQQQQSLEQAGLLSDLNGIDLAMSLSPKQHSSHVQTAGGAHTTPFSVTDILSPIEESYRKLELAAAAAAVGVGVVTHSQASPYGNACGARVGGNTGSSSASSGSPPLHGGSTPGGSTPGPVSSVANGAVPGGGGSAGGGMSAMGNPYATMQLTSQYQYCAAELSPYHHAGPGVGATATAADPMRSHAVSSHHHPWYAPAPPATNDPRFAISRLMGAAAAGAGTNMAGCSVGQSMGDVTKSSGMGVGVGVGVGVGMGVGAMQFPLAQRRKRRVLFTQAQVYELERRFKQQKYLSAPEREHLASLIHLTPTQVKIWFQNHRYKCKRQAKEKAMAEQNAQNQSASSPRRVAVPVLVKDGKPCGSGGGGGNEGSRGGPSAALASPAPHMTAASSPHGTHHAAASSHHSVVAGVSHVMSSSQSLQHCSYTRAGAQQGMQQQQQPQCGAYLPLQGRAW